Proteins encoded together in one Bacillota bacterium window:
- a CDS encoding NAD-dependent epimerase/dehydratase family protein, translated as MVLVTGGTGHIGNVLVRKLVQRGESVRVLVLPGESRASLQGLEVEFAEGNVLDRASCRTAMAGVDVVYHLAGIIAIAPGTERLMWEVNVTGARTVAQAAAEMGVRRLVHVGSVHAFARGPGQVVDERTPLALTAPWNNYDRTKAEGVAAALDLAQDGLDVAVACPSGVIGPYDYLGSEMGRLIRTFARPGYHLLTEGGFDFVDVRDVADGLIQVADQGRGGEIYILSGTYVSLAELHQSVQAVANTKSASVVAPTSLALAIGRIMPYYYRLTRTIPQITTYSVLTVAEKCRFLHGKAGRELGYEPRPLLDTIEDTLLWWQNLAE; from the coding sequence ATGGTTTTGGTTACTGGTGGCACTGGCCATATTGGCAACGTACTTGTCCGAAAATTGGTTCAGAGGGGCGAGAGCGTTCGGGTTTTGGTCCTGCCGGGCGAATCCCGGGCCTCGCTGCAGGGTTTGGAGGTAGAGTTTGCAGAAGGCAACGTTCTCGATCGGGCTAGCTGTCGCACCGCCATGGCCGGGGTAGACGTGGTGTACCATCTGGCCGGCATCATTGCCATCGCCCCCGGCACCGAGAGACTTATGTGGGAAGTGAACGTGACCGGGGCCCGAACAGTAGCCCAAGCGGCGGCGGAGATGGGGGTAAGGCGCTTAGTCCATGTGGGTTCAGTGCATGCTTTTGCCCGCGGCCCCGGCCAGGTGGTGGACGAACGCACACCTTTGGCTCTTACTGCCCCTTGGAACAATTATGATCGGACCAAGGCCGAAGGCGTGGCCGCTGCACTGGATTTGGCCCAGGACGGGCTTGATGTGGCGGTAGCCTGCCCCAGCGGTGTTATCGGCCCTTACGATTATTTAGGCTCGGAAATGGGTCGGCTTATTCGCACCTTTGCCCGGCCCGGGTACCATTTATTGACGGAAGGCGGCTTCGATTTTGTCGACGTGCGCGACGTAGCCGACGGGCTCATTCAGGTGGCGGACCAGGGACGCGGCGGGGAAATATATATTCTCTCCGGCACCTATGTCTCCCTAGCAGAATTGCACCAATCGGTACAGGCTGTGGCCAACACTAAGTCGGCCAGTGTAGTTGCACCGACAAGTCTGGCTTTGGCTATCGGCAGAATCATGCCTTATTACTATCGCCTAACACGAACCATACCCCAGATTACCACTTACTCGGTACTGACGGTGGCCGAGAAATGCCGCTTTTTGCACGGAAAAGCTGGCCGGGAACTGGGCTACGAACCGCGCCCCCTGCTGGACACCATCGAGGATACGCTTTTGTGGTGGCAAAATTTGGCTGAATAA
- a CDS encoding gamma-glutamyltransferase family protein → MQFDPLVYQYPARRNVVYSQKGMVATGQPLAAQAGLEMLRQGGNAVDAAIATAACLTVVEPTGSGIGGDAFCLAWIKGRLYGLNASGPAPQALSIETLKQQGCYEIPSLGWVPVTVPGAPSAWAELSNRFGQLPLAKVLAPAISYAEEGYPVAPGTAQQWAKNYRRYAKEAEGEEFKFWFDTFAPLGRAPLPGERWRLAAQARTLKLIAETDAEAFYRGELAEKIDAFSRSYGGFLRQPDLAAFSPEWVEPISVNYRSYQVWELPPNGQGLVALMALNILAGREFSEKECLDTYHWQIEAIKSAFAHGRKYIGDPKSMTVNISDLLTEEYAWAHREEIGERARLPRTDEPLSGGTVYLATADEQGNMVSYIQSNYTGFGSGLVVPGTGIALHNRGHCFSLDPTHVNSLGPGKRPYHTIIPGFLTQDSQPVGPFGVMGGLMQPQGHVQVLMNIIDFGLNPQAALDAPRWQWIKDNVVEIEQQFPEHLAQQLERRGHKLRVGLHKAPFGRGQIIWRGRDGVYCGATESRTDGCVAAW, encoded by the coding sequence ATGCAGTTTGATCCATTAGTCTATCAGTACCCGGCTCGCCGCAACGTAGTTTATAGCCAGAAAGGCATGGTAGCTACGGGGCAACCTTTAGCCGCCCAGGCCGGGCTGGAGATGTTGCGTCAAGGCGGCAATGCGGTGGACGCGGCCATAGCCACCGCCGCTTGCCTCACGGTGGTAGAACCTACCGGATCAGGAATCGGGGGCGATGCGTTTTGCTTGGCCTGGATTAAAGGAAGACTATACGGCCTCAATGCCAGCGGCCCGGCGCCGCAGGCCCTATCGATAGAAACACTGAAGCAACAAGGCTGCTACGAAATCCCTTCCTTAGGCTGGGTACCGGTGACGGTGCCGGGGGCGCCGTCGGCTTGGGCTGAGCTTAGCAACCGTTTCGGGCAACTACCTCTGGCTAAAGTGCTGGCCCCGGCCATTAGCTACGCCGAGGAGGGCTATCCGGTGGCTCCGGGCACAGCCCAACAATGGGCCAAGAACTATCGCCGGTATGCTAAGGAAGCTGAAGGAGAAGAATTTAAGTTCTGGTTTGACACCTTTGCTCCCCTGGGACGGGCCCCACTTCCCGGAGAAAGGTGGCGCTTGGCGGCTCAGGCCCGGACGCTTAAACTTATCGCCGAGACCGATGCCGAAGCCTTTTATCGCGGTGAGCTGGCCGAAAAAATAGATGCTTTCTCCCGCTCCTACGGAGGCTTTCTTCGCCAACCAGACCTGGCTGCCTTTTCTCCGGAGTGGGTGGAGCCTATCAGCGTCAACTACCGCAGCTACCAGGTCTGGGAACTGCCCCCGAATGGTCAGGGATTGGTTGCACTCATGGCTCTTAATATCTTGGCCGGTAGGGAATTCAGCGAAAAAGAATGCCTGGACACGTATCATTGGCAAATCGAAGCCATTAAGTCTGCTTTTGCTCACGGCAGAAAATACATTGGCGATCCAAAGTCAATGACCGTTAACATCAGCGACTTGCTAACGGAAGAATATGCCTGGGCCCACCGGGAGGAAATCGGGGAAAGGGCCCGACTCCCTCGGACCGACGAACCTTTGTCCGGCGGCACGGTTTATTTAGCCACCGCCGATGAGCAGGGAAACATGGTCTCGTATATCCAAAGCAATTACACCGGTTTCGGCTCCGGCCTGGTGGTTCCGGGAACAGGCATCGCCCTGCACAACCGGGGGCATTGTTTTAGCTTGGATCCAACGCACGTTAACTCTCTTGGGCCTGGCAAACGCCCGTATCACACCATTATCCCCGGATTTTTAACCCAGGACAGCCAGCCCGTCGGACCCTTCGGCGTAATGGGCGGCCTGATGCAACCGCAAGGCCATGTCCAGGTTCTGATGAATATCATCGATTTTGGCCTAAATCCTCAAGCTGCTCTGGATGCACCGCGCTGGCAGTGGATCAAAGACAACGTGGTGGAAATAGAACAGCAGTTCCCCGAACATTTAGCCCAACAACTGGAGCGGCGCGGACACAAGCTGCGCGTAGGTCTGCATAAAGCACCGTTTGGGCGCGGCCAGATCATTTGGCGGGGTAGGGACGGCGTTTATTGCGGCGCCACCGAATCCCGCACCGACGGCTGTGTGGCCGCTTGGTAG
- a CDS encoding DMT family transporter → MKPKVAVLLGVVAVSFAAPLIKLSTAPAAVIAFYRLFLAAAATLLLARGRLKPVPRPLWWQIFLAGIFLGLHFAVWIASLGFTSVLSSVALVTLQPVIVALAARFFFREQLPAQAYGGIALAVAGGLLLAAVDMLGSGSSLYGDLLAFLGAVFISGYLILGRFVRREIGVLTYTFWVYSGAALTLLLLMLRSGQALIGYPAQDWLIFLALALVCTILGHSVFNWALAYLSPTTVTVAILGEPIGACLWDYVIFGAVPGLLQLAAGVLLLAGVAIFLFASKSLATASE, encoded by the coding sequence GTGAAACCAAAAGTAGCTGTTTTGTTGGGAGTTGTGGCGGTGTCCTTTGCGGCTCCGCTGATTAAACTCTCTACTGCCCCGGCAGCGGTGATCGCCTTTTATCGCCTGTTCCTGGCCGCCGCCGCCACCTTGTTACTGGCCAGGGGTAGACTTAAGCCAGTGCCCCGCCCGCTGTGGTGGCAGATTTTTCTGGCCGGCATCTTCCTCGGCCTTCATTTTGCCGTCTGGATTGCCTCCCTGGGTTTTACCAGCGTGCTCAGCTCGGTAGCCTTGGTAACTTTGCAACCAGTGATAGTGGCGTTGGCAGCACGCTTCTTTTTCCGGGAGCAGTTACCGGCCCAGGCTTACGGAGGCATCGCCCTGGCTGTCGCCGGCGGCCTGCTGCTGGCCGCAGTGGATATGTTGGGATCCGGCAGCAGCCTCTACGGTGATCTGTTGGCCTTTCTCGGAGCCGTGTTCATATCCGGCTACTTGATTTTGGGCCGCTTTGTCCGGCGTGAGATTGGAGTCTTAACCTACACTTTTTGGGTCTACAGCGGTGCCGCCCTTACACTCCTGCTGCTGATGCTGCGCAGCGGACAAGCGTTAATAGGCTATCCGGCCCAAGATTGGCTCATCTTTCTGGCCTTGGCTTTAGTCTGTACTATTTTGGGCCATTCGGTGTTTAATTGGGCCCTGGCCTATCTCTCTCCCACTACGGTGACAGTGGCCATCTTAGGAGAGCCTATCGGAGCCTGCCTATGGGATTATGTAATTTTCGGTGCGGTACCGGGGCTACTACAGCTGGCCGCCGGGGTGTTGCTCTTAGCCGGTGTAGCAATATTTCTGTTCGCTTCCAAGAGCCTGGCCACGGCCTCGGAATAA